One genomic region from uncultured Methanobrevibacter sp. encodes:
- a CDS encoding nucleotidyltransferase domain-containing protein, with translation MHDRIKIAKEFADTIKSDDIKLIMLFGSVARGDDSEESDIDILIVSPIADKIKPEIHKIAMDIILEKDEVISPRLMTEDEFKKVEDYPFLSNVLKEGVVIG, from the coding sequence ATGCATGATAGAATTAAAATAGCCAAGGAGTTTGCAGATACCATCAAATCAGATGATATTAAACTAATAATGCTGTTCGGTTCTGTTGCCCGTGGAGACGACAGTGAAGAATCAGATATTGACATTTTAATTGTATCTCCAATTGCAGATAAAATCAAACCTGAAATCCATAAAATCGCTATGGATATAATTTTAGAAAAAGATGAAGTTATATCTCCAAGATTAATGACTGAAGATGAATTCAAAAAAGTAGAAGATTATCCATTCTTAAGTAACGTACTTAAAGAAGGTGTAGTGATTGGATAA
- a CDS encoding HEPN domain-containing protein, which translates to MDNPQDAINVGKSQLISSKMLFEGGQYRDSITMSYYAMYSSALALLLKKSISPKTHEGTLRQLAKEYVKTGLLSKETYGYLYDARETRNDSSYGYSKTFTEDAEKLILQAEKFINEVETLL; encoded by the coding sequence TTGGATAATCCACAAGATGCAATTAATGTTGGAAAAAGTCAGTTAATCTCAAGTAAAATGTTATTTGAAGGCGGACAATACAGGGACTCCATCACCATGTCCTATTATGCAATGTATTCCTCTGCTTTGGCATTATTGCTTAAAAAGAGCATTTCTCCAAAAACTCATGAAGGAACCTTAAGACAACTTGCCAAAGAATACGTCAAAACAGGACTGCTTAGTAAGGAAACCTATGGGTACCTTTATGATGCCCGTGAAACTAGAAACGATTCTAGTTACGGTTATTCAAAAACTTTTACAGAAGATGCTGAAAAACTTATTTTACAGGCTGAAAAATTCATTAATGAAGTGGAAACTTTATTATGA